The Pseudomonas baetica genome includes a region encoding these proteins:
- a CDS encoding HlyD family type I secretion periplasmic adaptor subunit: MMAGSTLTALRQAWRALRAAPAALKRSRDEYEFQPGYLEIVERPPAPWARATALLLIASVLLALGWAIFGFLDIHASSTGRLMVSSYTKVIQAHEAGEVSAIHVRDGQRVKAGEPLVALNPIGVDAELGELQAQLAFKLLERARAQALLNNDPLDSYQPPAGLNPEQVATARAQLASTWREISANLDSLRAEISINHANQRARSVEIVALGKLASNIRQRLNARRAMAAEQLMPQVELLEQEKEQLEVERSLAQQNAELQVLKAEAQNRVEQRDSFLARTQREQHDLLNSTHQDIAVLEQQLIRGRDRQRLQTLLAPVDGVVQQLAVHTLGGAVQPAQQLLVIVPEGAELDAEVMVLNKDVGFVRAGQPVEVKIDTFPYTRYGTLRGTVSHVSGDAIKDEQLGLVFPARIRLDRAAIAVGQEWLALQAGMSVTAEIRTGDRRVIDYLLSPIQQYQSEALRER, encoded by the coding sequence ATGATGGCCGGCTCGACACTCACAGCCCTGCGACAAGCGTGGCGAGCATTACGCGCAGCCCCTGCCGCGCTCAAGCGCAGCAGAGACGAATATGAGTTTCAGCCCGGCTATCTGGAGATCGTCGAGCGGCCGCCGGCCCCGTGGGCGCGGGCCACAGCCTTGTTGCTGATTGCGTCGGTCCTGCTGGCATTGGGCTGGGCGATTTTCGGGTTTCTCGATATCCACGCCAGCAGCACCGGCCGGCTGATGGTCTCCAGTTATACCAAGGTGATTCAGGCCCACGAGGCCGGCGAGGTCAGCGCGATCCATGTGCGTGACGGGCAACGTGTCAAAGCCGGCGAGCCTTTGGTGGCGCTGAACCCGATTGGCGTCGATGCCGAGTTGGGCGAGTTGCAGGCCCAGTTGGCGTTCAAGCTGCTGGAGAGGGCGCGGGCTCAGGCGTTATTGAATAACGACCCGCTGGACAGTTATCAGCCGCCCGCTGGCTTGAATCCAGAGCAGGTGGCGACGGCTAGAGCGCAGCTGGCGAGCACTTGGCGCGAGATCAGCGCCAACCTCGACAGCCTGCGCGCCGAGATCAGTATCAATCACGCCAATCAGCGCGCACGCAGTGTGGAAATTGTCGCCCTGGGGAAACTCGCGAGCAATATTCGCCAACGCTTGAACGCCCGGCGGGCGATGGCGGCCGAGCAACTGATGCCGCAGGTCGAATTGCTTGAGCAGGAAAAAGAGCAGTTGGAAGTCGAGCGCTCGCTGGCCCAGCAAAACGCCGAACTCCAGGTGCTCAAGGCTGAGGCACAGAACCGTGTCGAACAACGCGACAGCTTCCTCGCCAGGACCCAGCGCGAGCAGCACGATCTGCTCAACAGTACCCATCAGGACATCGCCGTACTTGAGCAGCAACTGATTCGTGGCCGTGACCGGCAACGCCTGCAAACCTTGCTCGCGCCGGTCGACGGAGTGGTCCAGCAACTGGCGGTGCACACCCTCGGTGGCGCGGTGCAACCGGCCCAGCAACTGCTGGTGATCGTGCCCGAAGGTGCCGAGCTGGATGCCGAGGTCATGGTGCTGAACAAGGACGTCGGTTTTGTCCGCGCCGGGCAACCGGTGGAGGTCAAGATTGATACGTTTCCCTATACCCGCTACGGCACTTTGCGCGGCACTGTCAGCCACGTCTCTGGTGACGCAATCAAGGACGAACAGCTGGGCCTGGTGTTTCCTGCACGCATCCGCCTGGACCGTGCCGCCATCGCCGTAGGTCAGGAATGGCTGGCGTTGCAGGCGGGCATGAGTGTCACCGCAGAGATCCGCACCGGTGACCGCCGGGTGATCGACTACTTGCTCAGCCCCATCCAGCAGTATCAATCCGAAGCGTTGCGGGAGCGTTGA
- a CDS encoding peptidase domain-containing ABC transporter — protein MERPVAGQAEAIKTDSALGCCRLLLQLSQRNEADVEAGRFQTDLRTAVRAYGTANDIDLRLERLSLRKLSPKMLPLAWRNEAGEFAVLARLSETQALIQSPSADTPQVIEREQLAAQWSGQVIRVRQGGLRFDLSWFVPELLHHRRVLGEVLLCSLLLQVLALATPLFFQAVMDKVMVHRALATLDVLVVTLVVVGVFEVLLKGLREYLSAHTANRIDIGLGVKLFRHLLGLPLLYFKQRQVGAIITRVQELDSIREFLTGSLLTLCVDVAFTLVFFAVMAWISWPLTLLVLATLPLYFLLAWASTGPLEKRIERQFQSAARNTAFLNETVSSSETIKSLAVEPRMQRRWEAQTAEMVEAGFASQSLGSAISQSVTLLQKLTAVAVICWGAHKVIGLELTLGQLIAFNMMLSHVSQPLAKLIDVWQQFVQVRVSVDKLGDMLNLPVEQSDGQQRPVEALRGEVRIEQLAFRYRPDLDLVLQNLDLHIAPGQTLGIVGPSGSGKSTLTRLLQKLYVPDAGRILIDGQPLQELEPGWLRSQIGVVLQENYLFNRSVRQNIALRHPTASLEDVIEAARLAGAHEFILQLPLGYDTVLAEAGSSLSGGQRQRMAIARALMGDPRLLIFDEATSALDDESQALIQDNMARIAEGRTVIIIAHRLSAVRHCQRIIALEQGQISESGSHVELLANGGCYARLWALQQALLKEDA, from the coding sequence ATGGAGCGCCCTGTCGCCGGCCAGGCCGAAGCGATCAAGACGGACTCGGCACTCGGCTGTTGCCGACTGTTGTTGCAGCTGAGTCAGCGCAATGAGGCGGATGTCGAGGCCGGACGGTTTCAGACTGACCTGCGCACCGCCGTTAGAGCCTACGGTACCGCCAATGACATTGACCTGCGTCTTGAGCGCCTGTCCTTGCGCAAGTTGTCCCCCAAAATGCTGCCACTGGCCTGGCGAAACGAGGCCGGTGAGTTTGCGGTGTTGGCCCGACTCTCCGAGACCCAGGCCTTGATCCAGTCACCCTCGGCCGACACCCCGCAGGTGATCGAGCGCGAGCAGTTGGCAGCGCAGTGGAGCGGGCAAGTGATCCGCGTGCGCCAGGGCGGACTGCGTTTCGACCTGTCCTGGTTTGTCCCTGAGCTATTGCACCATCGGCGGGTGCTGGGCGAAGTGTTGCTGTGCTCTTTGCTGTTGCAAGTACTGGCGCTGGCCACACCGTTGTTTTTTCAGGCGGTGATGGACAAGGTTATGGTCCACCGGGCGCTGGCCACTCTGGATGTACTGGTGGTGACGCTGGTGGTCGTGGGCGTGTTCGAAGTCCTGCTCAAGGGGCTGCGCGAATACTTGTCGGCGCACACCGCCAACCGCATCGACATTGGCCTGGGGGTCAAACTGTTCCGTCATCTGCTGGGCTTGCCGCTGCTGTATTTCAAGCAACGGCAGGTGGGCGCGATTATCACCCGGGTTCAGGAGCTGGACAGCATCCGTGAGTTCCTCACCGGCTCCTTGCTGACCCTGTGTGTCGACGTAGCTTTCACCTTGGTTTTCTTCGCGGTCATGGCTTGGATCTCCTGGCCGCTGACGCTTTTGGTTTTGGCGACATTGCCGCTGTATTTCCTGTTGGCCTGGGCCAGCACCGGGCCGCTGGAAAAACGTATTGAACGGCAATTCCAGAGCGCGGCGCGCAACACCGCCTTTCTCAATGAAACCGTCAGCAGTAGCGAAACGATCAAGAGCCTCGCGGTCGAACCCCGGATGCAACGGCGCTGGGAGGCGCAGACCGCCGAGATGGTCGAGGCCGGGTTTGCCAGCCAATCGCTGGGCAGCGCGATCAGTCAGAGCGTGACGCTGTTGCAGAAGCTTACGGCCGTTGCCGTGATCTGTTGGGGGGCACACAAAGTGATCGGCCTGGAGCTGACGCTGGGCCAGTTGATCGCCTTCAACATGATGCTGTCCCACGTCAGCCAACCGCTGGCCAAGCTGATTGATGTCTGGCAGCAGTTCGTCCAGGTGCGGGTGTCGGTAGACAAGTTGGGGGACATGCTCAACCTGCCGGTGGAGCAAAGCGACGGCCAGCAACGCCCGGTCGAGGCGCTGCGTGGTGAAGTGCGTATCGAGCAATTGGCCTTCCGCTATCGCCCCGACCTCGATCTGGTGCTGCAGAATCTGGATCTGCACATCGCTCCCGGGCAGACCCTCGGCATCGTCGGGCCTTCCGGCTCGGGGAAAAGCACGCTCACGCGCTTGTTGCAGAAACTCTATGTGCCCGACGCTGGGCGCATCTTGATCGATGGTCAGCCGCTGCAAGAGCTGGAGCCGGGTTGGCTACGCAGCCAGATCGGCGTGGTGTTGCAGGAAAACTACCTGTTCAACCGCAGCGTGCGGCAAAACATCGCTCTGCGCCATCCGACCGCCAGCCTGGAAGACGTCATCGAGGCTGCGCGCCTGGCCGGCGCCCACGAATTCATCCTGCAATTACCCCTGGGTTACGACACGGTGCTGGCCGAGGCGGGCAGTTCGCTGTCCGGCGGCCAGCGTCAGCGCATGGCTATTGCCCGAGCGTTGATGGGCGATCCGCGACTACTGATTTTCGATGAGGCCACCAGCGCCCTCGACGATGAATCTCAAGCCCTGATCCAGGACAACATGGCGCGGATCGCCGAGGGCCGCACGGTGATCATCATCGCGCACAGGCTGTCGGCGGTGCGTCACTGCCAACGCATCATCGCGCTGGAACAGGGGCAAATCAGCGAGTCCGGCAGCCACGTCGAACTACTCGCCAACGGTGGTTGTTATGCACGGCTTTGGGCTTTGCAACAGGCGCTGCTCAAGGAGGATGCATGA
- the tnpC gene encoding IS66 family transposase: protein MISMPDNLPDDLTALKQLLAQMQSKVVHLEEENALLRQRLFGRKSEQSVDPATPQLALFNEAESVAEPAAEEAEEEVVAPTKRRGKRKPLSADLPRIEVIHELPEHELMCACGCRKHAIGEETSEQLEIVPMQIRVIKHIRKVYACRGCETAPVTADKPAQLIEKSMASPSVLAMLLTTKYVDGLPLHRFEKVLGRHGVDIPRQTLARWVIQCGEHLQPLLNLMRDRLLESHVIHCDETRVQVMKEPDREPTSQSWMWVQTGGPPNQPVILFDYSTSRAQEVPSRLLEGYRGYLMTDDYAGYNALGAQAGVERLGCWAHARRKFVEAQKVQPKGKTGRADIALNLINKLYGIERDLKEVGDEHRHEGRQQNSLPVLAQLRAWLERTQPQVTAQNALGKAISYLASNWDKLVRYTEAGSLPIDNNAAERAIRPFVIGRKNWLFSDTPKGATASAQLYSLVETAKANGQEPYAWLRHALERLPQAAAVEDFEALLPWNCTPQIPR from the coding sequence ATGATTTCCATGCCCGACAACCTTCCCGATGACCTGACTGCGCTCAAGCAATTACTTGCTCAGATGCAGTCCAAGGTTGTTCATCTTGAAGAAGAAAATGCGCTGCTACGTCAGCGTCTCTTCGGACGTAAATCCGAACAATCAGTCGACCCAGCGACCCCGCAATTGGCTCTTTTTAATGAAGCCGAAAGTGTCGCTGAGCCTGCCGCCGAAGAGGCGGAGGAAGAAGTCGTCGCTCCGACCAAACGCCGTGGCAAACGCAAGCCTCTGTCCGCCGACTTGCCCCGTATCGAAGTCATCCACGAACTGCCCGAGCACGAGCTGATGTGTGCTTGCGGCTGCCGCAAGCACGCCATCGGCGAAGAAACCAGCGAGCAGTTGGAAATCGTGCCGATGCAGATCCGCGTGATCAAACATATCCGCAAGGTCTACGCCTGCCGTGGCTGTGAAACCGCGCCGGTCACCGCTGACAAGCCAGCGCAATTGATTGAAAAGAGCATGGCCAGTCCCAGTGTGTTGGCGATGTTGCTGACCACCAAATACGTCGACGGTCTGCCGCTGCATCGCTTCGAAAAAGTACTCGGTCGCCACGGCGTCGATATTCCACGACAAACCTTGGCACGTTGGGTCATCCAGTGCGGCGAACACCTGCAACCGCTGCTCAACTTGATGCGTGACAGGCTGCTGGAAAGTCACGTAATCCACTGCGACGAAACGCGTGTCCAGGTGATGAAAGAGCCTGATCGAGAGCCGACTAGCCAGTCCTGGATGTGGGTACAAACCGGCGGACCGCCGAATCAGCCAGTGATCCTTTTTGATTACTCGACCAGCCGAGCGCAAGAGGTACCGTCGCGCCTGCTCGAAGGTTATCGCGGCTATCTGATGACCGACGATTACGCCGGCTATAACGCCTTGGGCGCGCAGGCTGGTGTCGAACGTTTAGGCTGCTGGGCACATGCGCGACGCAAGTTTGTCGAGGCGCAAAAAGTGCAACCCAAGGGCAAAACCGGGCGTGCCGATATAGCCCTGAATCTGATCAACAAGCTGTACGGTATCGAGCGAGATTTAAAAGAAGTCGGCGATGAACATCGCCATGAAGGTCGACAGCAAAACAGCCTGCCAGTCCTGGCGCAGTTACGCGCCTGGCTGGAGAGAACGCAGCCTCAGGTGACGGCGCAAAACGCGCTGGGCAAAGCCATCAGTTATCTGGCCAGCAACTGGGACAAGTTAGTGCGCTACACCGAAGCCGGTTCTTTGCCGATCGACAACAACGCAGCAGAGCGTGCGATCAGGCCCTTCGTAATAGGGCGCAAGAACTGGCTGTTCAGCGACACGCCCAAAGGCGCGACGGCCAGTGCTCAACTTTACAGTTTGGTCGAGACGGCTAAAGCCAACGGCCAAGAGCCCTATGCGTGGCTGCGCCACGCACTTGAACGATTGCCGCAAGCCGCAGCGGTAGAGGACTTCGAAGCCTTGCTGCCGTGGAACTGCACTCCGCAAATACCAAGATAA
- the tnpB gene encoding IS66 family insertion sequence element accessory protein TnpB (TnpB, as the term is used for proteins encoded by IS66 family insertion elements, is considered an accessory protein, since TnpC, encoded by a neighboring gene, is a DDE family transposase.), with amino-acid sequence MMRPDAKVEKVYLYPKPVDLRKSIDGLAALVELDIKVAVFDPVLFVFLNKPRNRVKILYWERNGFCLWLKRLESERFKTSPDHSDEAIVLTVQELNWLLDGFDLWRNRPHQVLTPRFVA; translated from the coding sequence ATGATGCGTCCCGACGCCAAAGTTGAAAAAGTGTACCTCTACCCTAAACCCGTAGACTTACGAAAATCCATCGACGGCCTAGCCGCACTGGTGGAGCTGGATATCAAAGTGGCGGTGTTCGATCCGGTGCTTTTCGTCTTTCTCAACAAACCCCGCAATCGGGTGAAGATTTTGTATTGGGAACGCAACGGCTTTTGCCTTTGGCTCAAACGCCTTGAATCCGAACGCTTCAAAACATCGCCCGATCACAGCGACGAAGCCATCGTGCTGACGGTCCAGGAGCTGAACTGGCTGCTCGATGGTTTTGATCTGTGGCGCAACCGTCCACATCAGGTTTTGACACCTCGATTTGTCGCCTGA